Proteins co-encoded in one Bacteroidales bacterium genomic window:
- the trkA gene encoding Trk system potassium transporter TrkA — protein sequence MNIIIAGDGEVGDFLAKMLTGKDHNITIIDSNQKNLEYVETHSDLKAISGDSTSIDVLNNADVKNANLLISVLHDEKANIVTCLIGKKLGAEKTIARVHNLEYFLDNSIEIFNSTGIDELVFPELIAADECIDLISHVTATEVVDFTDKKLSLQLFHLDEDSKIINKSIKAIKDEFKSGDFTFLIIMRENKPIMPLDTDILQPGDFVLALSKPKGKELLLNATGKDNVNIKNIMIVGGGRICRMMIHKLNNTLNIKVIERNVERCNKLAAIIGSNGLVINGDARDIELLEDEDISEMDAFIAVTDNSETNILTCMLAKQFGVKKVIALMDSIDYIELAQRIGIDGIINKKLITAGYITRFTLNADVSILKFLSGIDAEVLEITAKKGSYVTKRPVGSLKLPDGAIIGGVIRGYESHIVNSEFQISADDRVVVLCFPHSVQETIKLFNKLKLF from the coding sequence ATGAACATCATTATTGCAGGTGACGGTGAAGTAGGCGATTTTTTGGCTAAAATGCTTACAGGTAAAGATCATAATATTACTATAATTGATTCTAATCAAAAGAATTTGGAATATGTTGAAACTCATTCCGATCTGAAAGCCATTAGCGGAGACTCAACTTCTATTGACGTACTCAACAATGCGGATGTGAAAAATGCCAATCTGCTGATTTCTGTTCTGCACGACGAAAAGGCTAATATTGTGACTTGCTTAATTGGGAAAAAACTGGGCGCAGAAAAAACTATTGCCCGCGTTCATAATCTCGAATATTTTTTGGATAACAGTATTGAAATATTTAACAGTACCGGTATTGACGAACTGGTGTTTCCCGAACTTATTGCCGCTGATGAATGTATCGACCTGATTTCTCATGTAACTGCCACGGAAGTTGTTGATTTTACAGATAAAAAACTTTCTTTGCAGTTGTTTCACCTCGATGAAGATTCGAAAATCATAAATAAATCTATCAAAGCAATTAAGGACGAATTTAAATCCGGTGATTTTACCTTTCTTATAATAATGAGAGAGAATAAACCTATAATGCCCCTTGATACCGATATACTTCAACCGGGAGATTTTGTTCTCGCACTATCTAAGCCTAAAGGAAAAGAACTGCTGCTCAATGCTACCGGAAAAGATAATGTTAATATTAAGAATATCATGATAGTAGGTGGCGGAAGAATCTGCCGAATGATGATTCATAAACTCAATAATACCCTTAATATAAAAGTTATAGAAAGAAATGTTGAAAGATGTAATAAACTGGCGGCAATTATCGGTAGCAACGGACTCGTAATTAACGGCGATGCACGGGATATCGAACTCCTTGAAGATGAAGACATCAGTGAAATGGATGCTTTTATTGCCGTTACGGATAACTCCGAAACAAATATTTTAACTTGCATGCTCGCAAAACAATTCGGAGTTAAAAAGGTTATTGCATTAATGGATAGTATAGATTATATTGAACTTGCACAGAGAATAGGTATCGACGGTATTATCAATAAAAAATTGATTACGGCAGGATATATTACTCGTTTTACCTTAAATGCCGATGTTTCTATTTTAAAATTTCTAAGCGGAATTGATGCAGAAGTTCTTGAAATTACCGCTAAAAAAGGCTCTTACGTAACCAAACGCCCCGTCGGAAGTTTAAAACTTCCCGATGGCGCAATAATAGGTGGTGTAATTAGAGGTTATGAAAGTCATATTGTTAATAGTGAATTTCAAATCTCTGCTGACGACAGAGTTGTTGTGTTATGCTTCCCGCATTCAGTACAGGAAACAATAAAGTTATTTAATAAATTAAAATTGTTCTAG
- a CDS encoding ROK family protein: MSKTVMTLDAGGTNFVFSAINDGIEIVKPIKLSAKGIFLEDILKTIINGFKQVYDQLKDKPAAISFAFPGPAEYELGIIGDLQNLPLFRGGVALGPMLENIFQIPVFINNDGDLFAYGEAIAGLLPEVNSMLEKAGSPKRYKNLLGITLGTGFGSGIISNCEIYPGDNSAQGEINRFSDKLNPNYSVEESTTIRAVRNFYADSVNIPRYENTLEPKDIYEIAIGEKPGNMEAARIAFKKMAEGAGNAIANAASLTDGLVVIGGGLSNAYPIFLDDLVAEMNKPFSTPEGNEITRMEVDVYNLENPIQLQKFLKGDARTIMVPFSGKEITYDPSKRIGVGISRLGTEKATSLGAYYYAVNHI, encoded by the coding sequence ATGAGTAAAACTGTAATGACCCTTGATGCGGGTGGTACTAACTTCGTTTTTTCAGCAATTAATGATGGTATTGAAATAGTGAAACCGATAAAATTATCGGCTAAAGGAATTTTTTTGGAAGATATACTTAAAACTATTATCAATGGTTTTAAACAGGTTTATGATCAATTGAAAGATAAACCTGCGGCCATAAGTTTTGCCTTTCCCGGTCCTGCCGAATATGAATTGGGAATCATTGGCGACTTACAGAATCTTCCTTTATTTAGAGGAGGTGTTGCATTAGGTCCGATGTTGGAAAATATTTTCCAAATACCTGTATTTATTAATAATGACGGTGATTTATTCGCTTATGGTGAGGCAATTGCAGGATTGTTACCTGAGGTTAACTCAATGCTCGAAAAAGCAGGAAGCCCGAAAAGATACAAAAATCTGCTTGGAATTACACTTGGTACCGGTTTCGGTAGCGGAATAATTTCAAATTGTGAAATATATCCCGGTGATAATTCCGCTCAGGGAGAAATAAACAGATTCAGTGATAAACTCAATCCGAATTATAGTGTAGAAGAGAGTACCACAATTCGTGCCGTAAGAAATTTCTACGCAGATTCTGTAAATATTCCGAGATATGAAAATACCTTGGAACCTAAAGATATTTACGAAATTGCAATTGGTGAGAAACCCGGAAATATGGAAGCCGCTCGAATTGCATTCAAGAAAATGGCTGAAGGTGCCGGAAATGCTATCGCAAATGCAGCTTCATTAACAGACGGACTTGTTGTTATCGGAGGCGGACTTTCTAATGCGTATCCTATATTTCTGGATGATCTTGTTGCTGAAATGAACAAACCGTTCTCAACTCCGGAAGGAAATGAAATAACAAGAATGGAAGTCGATGTTTATAATCTGGAGAATCCGATCCAACTCCAAAAATTTCTCAAAGGAGATGCACGAACTATTATGGTTCCTTTCTCAGGCAAAGAAATTACTTATGATCCGAGTAAACGCATCGGTGTAGGAATAAGTAGGTTAGGCACGGAAAAAGCAACATCATTAGGTGCGTATTATTATGCTGTAAATCATATATAA
- a CDS encoding ABC transporter permease subunit (The N-terminal region of this protein, as described by TIGR01726, is a three transmembrane segment that identifies a subfamily of ABC transporter permease subunits, which specificities that include histidine, arginine, glutamine, glutamate, L-cystine (sic), the opines (in Agrobacterium) octopine and nopaline, etc.): MIKSYSKYFLLFGMLILLFSFNLTSNPPAKKEQETKSGEKIYTSMQDVADKRIGALLGSTHDQFISENYPNAYILRVDNGPDLALALRTGQCDAIIMDENTAKLYLAEDPQLGVLERNIFREDYGFGFNNVKLRNEFNIYLNELITSGELQSIINKWTDDDGSITIPDYNNTGESGIFKIGVTGTDVPFAYMNGTKYAGIDVEILLGFAASKNLKPEISIMPFGSLLAAATSKKVDVIGSAITITEERKKQLAFSDSYYGSDAIALALKKNLPKQSSGLNLQNIDDLKDKRIGVLLGSSQDMFATESFKDAKLYRMDHSVELVALLQQGQCDAILLDNIEANYLMAEHPDFAYLNSDVKKDYYVIGFRKANTNERDEFNVFLKELKDSGVYDEMYNRWIYNGDTAEMPVIENSGTNGLLRIGTTFESVPFSFIKNGEYAGFDIELMLRYAAYINKKAEFIHYNFSGMLSAIITGKVDVIANAIMETEERAENISFSNSYIDITSGIIVLKKNLASFQNDEKESKNWFAKVKDSFYNNIIKEKRYLLLWEGLKVTFIISILSAILGTLLGALICWMRMSKNKIIKTIALVYIDILRGIPQVVLLMLMFYVVFASWNIGGVAVAVITFAMNFAAYVSEMFRTSIQSIKKGQTEAGIAMGFSRVKTFFNIIMPQAIQRVIPVYKGEFIGLVKMTSIVGYIAVQDLTKASDIIRSRTFDAFFPLIVISIIYFLLAWLLTLLIDMIQIKVAPKRNK, encoded by the coding sequence ATGATAAAATCATACTCTAAGTATTTCCTATTATTTGGAATGCTGATTTTACTATTCTCTTTTAATTTAACAAGTAATCCTCCGGCAAAAAAAGAACAAGAAACAAAAAGCGGTGAAAAGATTTATACAAGCATGCAAGATGTTGCTGATAAACGTATCGGCGCTTTGTTAGGATCTACTCACGATCAATTTATTAGCGAAAATTATCCGAATGCCTATATTTTACGTGTTGATAATGGCCCTGATTTGGCATTAGCTCTCAGAACCGGACAGTGTGATGCGATAATTATGGACGAAAATACGGCTAAATTATATTTGGCAGAAGATCCGCAACTTGGTGTGCTTGAAAGAAATATTTTCAGAGAAGATTACGGCTTCGGCTTTAATAATGTGAAACTTAGAAATGAGTTTAATATCTATCTGAATGAATTAATAACTTCCGGAGAACTTCAAAGTATTATTAATAAATGGACTGATGACGACGGCTCCATAACTATTCCCGATTATAATAATACCGGTGAAAGCGGTATATTTAAGATAGGCGTAACAGGAACGGATGTCCCTTTCGCTTACATGAACGGTACTAAATATGCCGGAATTGACGTGGAAATTCTTTTAGGTTTTGCGGCTTCCAAGAATTTAAAACCGGAAATATCAATTATGCCTTTTGGTTCGCTGCTTGCGGCGGCCACATCAAAAAAAGTTGATGTCATCGGTTCTGCGATTACCATCACGGAGGAAAGAAAAAAACAACTGGCTTTTTCCGACAGCTATTATGGTTCCGACGCTATTGCCCTGGCCCTTAAGAAGAATTTACCCAAACAATCATCCGGACTTAATTTACAAAATATTGACGATTTAAAGGATAAAAGAATAGGTGTGTTGCTCGGATCTTCTCAAGATATGTTTGCCACTGAAAGTTTTAAAGATGCAAAATTATACCGAATGGATCATTCCGTCGAATTGGTTGCCTTGCTCCAACAAGGTCAATGCGATGCAATTCTGCTGGATAATATAGAAGCGAATTATCTGATGGCGGAACATCCCGATTTTGCTTATCTTAATTCGGACGTGAAAAAAGATTATTATGTGATTGGTTTCCGGAAAGCTAACACTAATGAAAGGGATGAATTTAATGTTTTTTTGAAAGAATTGAAAGATTCGGGTGTTTATGATGAAATGTATAATCGTTGGATTTACAACGGAGATACGGCAGAAATGCCTGTGATTGAAAATTCCGGTACAAACGGTTTATTAAGAATAGGTACAACTTTCGAATCAGTTCCGTTTTCATTTATAAAAAACGGAGAATATGCCGGATTTGATATCGAATTAATGTTGAGATATGCTGCTTACATCAACAAAAAAGCAGAGTTTATTCATTACAATTTCAGCGGAATGCTCTCGGCTATTATCACAGGCAAGGTAGATGTTATCGCCAATGCAATAATGGAAACCGAAGAAAGAGCAGAAAATATATCTTTCTCAAATAGTTACATCGATATTACTTCAGGAATTATTGTTTTGAAAAAGAATCTGGCTTCTTTTCAAAACGATGAAAAAGAATCAAAAAATTGGTTTGCCAAAGTTAAGGATAGCTTTTACAACAATATAATTAAAGAAAAAAGATATTTGTTACTTTGGGAAGGATTAAAAGTAACATTTATTATATCAATTCTTTCGGCAATTCTCGGCACTTTACTTGGTGCTCTAATTTGTTGGATGAGAATGAGTAAGAACAAAATTATTAAAACTATTGCATTGGTTTATATTGATATTCTTCGGGGAATTCCTCAGGTTGTATTGCTGATGTTGATGTTTTACGTTGTTTTCGCTTCTTGGAATATCGGCGGAGTTGCAGTTGCGGTAATTACCTTTGCAATGAATTTCGCTGCTTACGTTTCGGAAATGTTCAGAACTTCAATTCAAAGCATTAAAAAAGGACAAACCGAAGCCGGAATAGCAATGGGTTTCAGTAGGGTAAAAACTTTCTTTAATATTATTATGCCGCAGGCAATTCAGAGAGTAATTCCGGTTTATAAAGGAGAATTTATCGGGCTTGTGAAAATGACGTCAATTGTTGGTTATATTGCAGTTCAGGATTTAACTAAGGCCAGTGACATTATACGTAGCCGCACTTTTGATGCATTCTTCCCTTTAATTGTAATTTCAATTATTTATTTTCTTCTGGCTTGGTTATTAACATTATTAATTGATATGATTCAAATAAAAGTAGCGCCTAAGCGCAATAAATAA
- a CDS encoding agmatine deiminase family protein codes for MNKNILFLILLLANTINLFSQPIYNKDGIRLYHHLSAEEAKLYETVDMTLIPTDAPVGQLRPVAEYEPAEAVLVRYPFGIPITLIKEMAKDCKVITLVASESQKTTVLNQYNSNGVNTDNCEFLIANTDSYWTRDYGPWFMAIDNQEVAMYDFTYNRPRPNDNNINTLMANYLSMDRYASTVQHCGGNFMNDGTSQAASTKLTLTENPGYTEAQLQQHYLEYMGIEQYHFVDDPLLDYIQHVDCWGKYLAPNKVLVGQVPETDSRYSLFEATADYFATQTSPWGMPMEVYRVYTPGAQGYYGTATPYTNSLILNKKVFVALTGNENDNAAIQTYQQAMPGYEIVGINYNDWIDTDALHCRTHEIADRCMLYIKHMPYFGEIENTESLTFSTELYSYCDYTIYSDSVIIYLRINGGNYEKYNMSYTGDNIWEVTINDLPNGLIEYYVFAADESGRKECHPYIGAPDPHDFTLVNGSINPLPALSLNKVSSSVYSENPEIVEDHIIITNTGNAELSFEVTDITFDEMLTVYPLNGTVQPDDSQTIILKYDFNNVGNGTYEGNFILISNDPDNLETEISLEATLNYLGIDDLVTSEIKIYPNPVSDKLYISYEGNNSVKAYIYNILGKQLKEVDLTNGINIIDVQDLSSSIYFLRIDTDTFKFIKK; via the coding sequence ATGAATAAAAATATATTATTTCTTATTTTGCTTTTAGCAAATACAATTAATTTGTTTTCCCAGCCAATTTATAATAAAGATGGAATAAGGCTTTACCATCACCTATCCGCGGAAGAGGCAAAGTTGTACGAAACAGTTGACATGACTCTTATTCCTACAGATGCTCCGGTAGGTCAATTGCGTCCGGTTGCCGAATATGAACCGGCAGAAGCGGTTCTGGTTCGTTATCCTTTCGGTATTCCGATAACATTAATTAAGGAAATGGCAAAAGACTGTAAAGTTATTACTTTAGTAGCAAGTGAGAGCCAGAAAACAACCGTTTTAAATCAGTATAACTCAAACGGAGTTAATACTGATAATTGTGAGTTTTTGATCGCAAATACTGACAGTTATTGGACCCGCGATTATGGCCCTTGGTTTATGGCAATAGATAATCAGGAAGTTGCAATGTATGATTTTACATATAATAGACCAAGACCAAATGATAACAATATTAATACCCTGATGGCAAATTATTTGTCTATGGATAGATACGCTTCTACTGTCCAACATTGCGGCGGTAATTTTATGAACGACGGAACGAGTCAGGCCGCATCTACTAAATTAACATTAACGGAAAACCCCGGATATACTGAAGCTCAACTGCAACAACATTATTTGGAATATATGGGTATTGAGCAATATCATTTTGTTGACGATCCTTTGCTGGATTATATTCAACATGTTGATTGTTGGGGAAAATATCTTGCTCCTAATAAAGTTTTGGTCGGGCAGGTTCCTGAAACCGACAGCAGATATAGTTTGTTTGAAGCTACTGCCGATTATTTTGCAACTCAAACATCTCCATGGGGAATGCCTATGGAAGTTTACAGAGTTTATACTCCCGGAGCCCAAGGATATTACGGTACGGCAACTCCTTATACTAATTCACTTATTCTAAATAAAAAAGTTTTTGTAGCCTTAACAGGAAATGAAAATGATAATGCTGCAATTCAAACATATCAGCAAGCAATGCCGGGATATGAAATTGTCGGTATTAATTATAATGACTGGATAGACACGGATGCCCTACATTGTCGCACACACGAAATTGCCGATAGATGCATGCTTTATATTAAACATATGCCTTATTTCGGCGAAATTGAAAATACGGAAAGTTTAACTTTTAGTACCGAACTATATTCTTATTGCGATTATACTATTTATTCTGATTCTGTAATTATATATCTAAGAATCAACGGTGGAAATTATGAAAAATATAATATGAGTTACACCGGCGATAATATTTGGGAAGTTACTATTAATGACCTTCCGAACGGATTAATAGAGTATTATGTTTTTGCCGCTGATGAATCAGGAAGAAAAGAATGTCATCCCTATATAGGTGCTCCCGACCCACACGATTTTACTTTGGTTAACGGCTCAATTAATCCTTTACCGGCTTTGAGTTTGAATAAAGTAAGCTCGTCGGTTTATTCGGAGAATCCGGAAATAGTAGAAGATCACATTATCATTACTAATACCGGCAATGCCGAACTTAGTTTTGAAGTTACGGATATTACCTTTGATGAAATGTTGACGGTATATCCTTTAAACGGTACTGTTCAACCTGATGATTCTCAGACAATAATACTGAAGTATGATTTCAATAACGTTGGAAACGGAACATATGAAGGTAATTTTATACTGATAAGCAATGATCCTGATAATTTAGAAACAGAGATTTCTTTGGAAGCTACTCTCAATTATCTGGGAATAGATGATTTGGTTACTTCGGAAATAAAAATTTATCCCAATCCTGTTTCTGATAAACTATATATTTCATACGAAGGAAATAATTCTGTAAAGGCTTATATCTATAATATTTTAGGAAAGCAACTTAAAGAAGTTGATCTTACTAATGGAATAAATATTATTGATGTTCAGGATCTTTCAAGCAGTATTTATTTCTTGAGAATAGATACTGATACTTTCAAATTTATAAAAAAATAA
- a CDS encoding C25 family cysteine peptidase has translation MKKLLLPILCLFTLNMFAQEISKTYNFSNPKIIYKNNYCTVEFENTLQSATLGDPLLPYFAADILLLPGCEASNIVLEFGELIELDIDTQLYPKQAVQPYSSNLPPAFNKNEEVYKSNKYPDNAHGVLSTNYYRGHSIANVCFTPVVYNPSENKLSYYSYITVKISANPTEKAGEALRLLKKTVDIDKKVQNVEMIGKYIPLIADSKSDDYDVLILSTSTYQSAFNELNLLHTKYGLLSKFKDLEEIYSEMDGVDNAEKVRNYIIQEYTNHSIEYVLLGGDIEICPYRGFFCQVESSYLYEDNNIPSDLYFSALDGSWNDNNNSRWGEIGEDDLLPEISVARMPFSNMNELNAMIHKIVSYQLNPVLGELNSPLLVGEHLYDNPLSWGADYVELLVGARNDNGYYTNGIPETDPYDSLYDRNSLWYKQHLMARMNEGAPFIYHNGHSDWNYAMRFYNSDITANNFSGLDGETHNYTLIYTHGCICGAFDENDCIAEKMLTNENIAVGGFFNSRYGWFNEGQTEGPSLHINREFVDALYTDKYNRLGRAHKESKTATAPWVNAPGQWEEGALRWCFYCCNAFGDPTLAIWRDEPYNVEALGVMEIELNATLYNVGVTVNGDAKANISCVVMYENEFLGRAVTDEEGFCVIDFIRELSDDMESIELYVSDYNTLLTSMTITINNGVGITDNSDSAIFSIYPNPANDYINVVISENDGCKQLIEILNISGQIIKSQKANIQNTIDISNLSSGTYFVRYGNDISKFIK, from the coding sequence ATGAAAAAGTTATTATTACCAATCCTTTGTTTATTCACATTAAATATGTTTGCACAAGAAATCAGCAAAACATATAACTTTTCTAATCCTAAAATTATTTATAAAAACAATTATTGTACGGTAGAATTTGAAAATACCTTACAAAGTGCTACTTTAGGCGATCCTCTCTTGCCGTATTTTGCCGCTGATATTCTCTTGCTTCCCGGTTGTGAAGCTTCAAATATTGTGCTCGAATTCGGAGAATTAATCGAACTTGATATTGATACTCAATTATATCCTAAACAAGCGGTACAACCATATTCGTCGAATCTTCCTCCGGCGTTTAATAAAAACGAAGAAGTTTATAAAAGCAATAAATATCCCGATAATGCACATGGTGTTTTATCAACTAATTACTATCGCGGGCATTCTATCGCAAATGTTTGCTTTACCCCTGTAGTTTATAATCCTTCGGAAAATAAATTATCATATTATTCTTACATCACCGTAAAAATTTCAGCTAATCCGACTGAAAAAGCCGGGGAAGCATTAAGATTATTAAAGAAAACTGTAGATATTGATAAGAAAGTGCAGAATGTTGAAATGATTGGTAAATATATTCCACTGATAGCTGATAGTAAATCAGATGACTATGATGTATTGATATTATCAACTTCTACTTATCAATCTGCTTTTAATGAGCTGAATTTGCTTCATACAAAATACGGATTACTTTCTAAATTTAAAGATTTGGAAGAGATATATTCGGAAATGGATGGTGTTGATAATGCCGAAAAAGTAAGAAATTACATAATACAAGAGTATACTAATCATTCAATAGAATATGTGTTACTTGGCGGTGATATTGAAATTTGTCCTTACAGAGGTTTCTTCTGTCAAGTAGAATCCAGTTATCTTTATGAAGATAATAATATTCCTTCAGACCTTTATTTTTCTGCTTTAGACGGGAGTTGGAATGATAATAATAATTCGCGTTGGGGCGAAATTGGTGAGGATGACTTACTTCCCGAAATTTCTGTCGCAAGGATGCCGTTTTCAAATATGAATGAGCTTAATGCCATGATACATAAAATCGTTTCTTATCAATTGAATCCTGTATTGGGAGAATTAAATTCGCCTTTACTTGTTGGGGAACATTTATATGATAATCCTCTATCTTGGGGTGCCGATTATGTGGAATTGCTTGTCGGCGCTCGTAATGATAACGGTTATTACACAAATGGTATTCCCGAAACCGATCCCTATGATTCTTTGTACGACAGAAATTCATTATGGTATAAGCAACATTTGATGGCGAGAATGAATGAAGGAGCTCCATTTATATATCATAACGGTCATTCCGATTGGAATTATGCAATGCGCTTTTATAATAGCGATATTACAGCAAACAATTTCTCGGGACTCGACGGTGAAACTCATAATTATACTTTAATCTATACTCATGGTTGTATTTGCGGTGCTTTTGATGAAAACGACTGTATAGCAGAGAAAATGTTAACAAACGAAAATATTGCTGTCGGTGGATTTTTTAATTCACGTTACGGATGGTTTAATGAAGGGCAAACAGAAGGACCGTCTTTGCATATTAATAGAGAGTTTGTCGATGCTTTATATACCGACAAATACAATCGTTTGGGAAGAGCACATAAAGAATCTAAAACAGCTACTGCGCCCTGGGTTAATGCTCCCGGACAATGGGAAGAAGGCGCTCTTAGATGGTGTTTCTATTGTTGTAATGCTTTCGGAGATCCTACATTGGCAATCTGGAGAGATGAGCCTTATAATGTTGAGGCTTTAGGGGTAATGGAAATAGAGTTAAATGCAACTTTATATAATGTTGGAGTCACTGTCAATGGAGACGCTAAAGCAAACATTTCGTGCGTTGTAATGTATGAAAATGAATTTCTTGGAAGAGCTGTTACTGATGAAGAAGGGTTTTGTGTTATAGATTTTATAAGAGAATTGTCTGATGATATGGAATCTATAGAGTTATATGTTAGCGATTATAATACTTTGTTAACTTCAATGACAATAACTATAAATAATGGAGTAGGCATAACTGATAACTCCGATAGTGCAATATTCAGTATTTATCCTAATCCTGCAAACGATTATATCAATGTTGTTATCTCTGAAAATGACGGATGCAAACAGTTAATTGAAATATTAAACATCTCCGGTCAAATAATTAAATCACAAAAAGCAAACATTCAAAATACTATTGATATATCAAACCTTTCATCCGGGACTTATTTTGTCAGATATGGAAATGATATATCGAAGTTTATAAAATAA
- the gmk gene encoding guanylate kinase, producing the protein MSKMLIFSAPSGAGKTTIVKHLLEVMPEIVFSISATNRAPRANEFHARDYYFLSTEEFRNKIETEDFVEWEEVYEGTYYGTLSSEVERIWGIGKNIIFDVDVKGGLNIKKKYKENALAIFIMPPSIEELEKRLRKRGANDEEDLQERIAKAKYEMSFAKDFDKIIINDNLEQAKKEAVDAVVNFLAK; encoded by the coding sequence ATGTCGAAGATGCTAATATTTTCAGCGCCATCGGGTGCGGGTAAGACAACAATAGTTAAACATTTACTTGAGGTAATGCCGGAAATTGTTTTCTCTATTTCGGCAACAAACAGAGCGCCAAGGGCAAATGAATTCCATGCCCGGGATTACTATTTTTTGAGTACCGAAGAGTTCAGGAATAAAATTGAAACCGAAGATTTTGTTGAGTGGGAGGAAGTTTATGAAGGTACGTACTATGGAACTTTATCTTCCGAAGTGGAAAGAATCTGGGGCATAGGTAAAAATATTATTTTTGATGTGGATGTAAAAGGCGGCCTGAATATTAAGAAGAAATATAAAGAAAATGCTTTGGCAATTTTTATAATGCCGCCGTCCATTGAAGAGTTGGAAAAAAGATTGAGGAAAAGAGGCGCCAACGATGAAGAAGATTTACAGGAAAGAATAGCAAAAGCAAAATACGAAATGAGTTTTGCCAAGGATTTTGATAAGATTATAATAAATGATAATCTCGAACAAGCTAAAAAAGAAGCAGTTGATGCGGTTGTTAATTTTCTTGCAAAATAA
- the nadD gene encoding nicotinate (nicotinamide) nucleotide adenylyltransferase: MYKEKEAIGLLFGSFNPLHNAHIAIADYFIKNNYVDEVWFVISPQSPFKQHFTTNDSSNRNQEYFISEDKRLELLNKSLEKHSEFKVCDIEFSMPRPSYTIDTLKRLSEEYPDKEFILIIGSDLLKDFKLWKDWQEILNNYQVYVYPRDYNDSKYILSEMKFFGSAPLIDISSSQIREKIDEGENVDKMIPDEIRKMI; the protein is encoded by the coding sequence ATGTACAAAGAAAAAGAAGCTATAGGATTGCTTTTCGGATCATTTAATCCGCTCCACAATGCACATATTGCAATTGCAGATTATTTCATAAAGAATAATTATGTTGATGAGGTTTGGTTTGTGATATCGCCGCAAAGTCCGTTTAAACAACATTTTACAACCAATGATTCTTCAAATCGCAATCAAGAATATTTTATTTCTGAAGATAAGAGATTGGAGCTTTTAAATAAATCTTTGGAAAAACATTCGGAATTTAAAGTTTGTGATATTGAATTTTCAATGCCCAGACCGTCATACACAATAGATACTCTCAAAAGATTATCTGAGGAATATCCTGATAAAGAATTTATTCTGATAATCGGTAGCGACTTGCTGAAAGACTTCAAACTCTGGAAAGACTGGCAGGAGATTTTAAATAATTACCAAGTTTATGTTTATCCTCGCGATTATAATGATTCGAAATATATTCTTTCGGAAATGAAATTTTTCGGAAGCGCTCCCTTAATAGATATTTCATCTTCGCAGATTAGAGAAAAAATTGATGAAGGGGAAAATGTTGATAAAATGATTCCCGATGAGATTAGAAAGATGATTTGA